AGCTGGAGGCGCGAGGCATGGCCCGGTTGCACTGCCGCATCGGCCTCAACACCGGCCCCGGCGTGGTGGGCAACATCGGCTCGCGCGCGGCCCAGGAATACACCGTCATCGGCGACACGGTGAACCTCGCCTCCCGCCTGGAGGGCGCCGCCAAGGTGTACGGCACCCGCATCCTCGTCTCCGAGGAGACGGTGCGCGCCGCCCACGGCACCGTGCTCGCCCGGGAGCTGGATCTGCTGCGCGTGAAGGGGCGGCAGCTCCCCGTGCGCGTCTACGAACTGGTGGACGTGGCCGGGGCCCCGCCGCCCGCGCACCTCGCCCGGTTCGCCCAGGGGCTCGCCCTCTACCGCGCCCGCCGCTTCACCGAGGCCCTCGAGCACTTCCGCGCCTCGCCCGAGGATCCGCCCTCGCGCATCTTCGCCGCCCGGTGCGAGGCCTTGAGCACCCTGCCTCCCCCCGAGGACTGGGACGGCGTGTTCTCGCTCGATTCCAAGTAGGCCGCCCGCATGACGAGGCCATGACGCAGAAATGGCATGGCCAAGGCCACCGGCCCCCTCCAACTCCGTACGTTGTGCGGTGTCAGCCAGGAGGGAGTCCGGATGTTCCAGTCGATCATCAGTCAGCCAGGCGTGGGCGCGGGCCGTTTCGGAGCGGGCGTGTGGGTGTCCTTGATGGTGCACGCGGGCGTGTTCGCCGGTGTGCTCGGCCTGTCGGGCAGGGCCGCCGAGGAGCTCCAGCCCAAGGTGTACGAGATCGGCCCCATGCGCCGCGTCGTGCAGTCCGCGCCTGGCAACGCGAATCCCCAGCCCGCCCCCGCGCCCACCCCGCCGCCGCGCCCCCGGACCGAAAGAAAGCCCCCTCGAGAGCTGGTCCAGCCCGTGAAGATTCCTCCGCCTCCTCCCCTGGATGAGACGCCGAGGACCGAGCCCTCCCCCTCGGAGACGCTGCCGGCCGCCCCCGGTGGCAGCACCTCCCACCCCAGCGATTCCGTCCAGCACGAGTCGAGCGGCCTCCACAGCCCCCCCAACCCCACCTACCCCTATGCGTGGCACACGAACCACGAGGGCGCCGAGGAGGTGCTCCCGTTCGGCGCCAGCATGACCCCGCCACAGCTGCTCTCCGGAGCGCAGCTCCAGTACACGCGGGAAGCCCTGGAGGCACGTGTCAGTGGCACCGCCATCGCCCGATGCACCATCACCCGTGAGGGCGACGTGGAGAACTGCCGCATCATCCGCGGCCTGCCCCACATGGACGAGGCGGTGCTCGACGCACTGACGAGCCGCCACTACCGCCCGGTGTCCTTCCAGGGCCAGCCCGTCAGTGTCTCCTACACCTTCCACGTCAGGCTCCAGCTGCCCTGACGCGGGATTGGCATGGCGTCTCTACACGCTCCGTGTCTTCAAGATGGCACCGGGAAAGGGGTACCAGACGGCCCCTCCCACGTGTGACCGGTGAGAGTCTCATCGGGTCTTCCTGCAGCGATGCGTCGTTCCGAGAATCTCTTCGAAACCCAGAACGCTCCGGCCTCGTCCTCGACTCCCCAGCCGTACGAGGTCCAGATTCCACCGCATGTCCGCGCCGTGCTGGACAAGGCGCCTCGCCGCAGCCGTGCGGCCCTCGAGCGCAAGCTCCAGGAGGCCGCACGGCTCGCGGCGATGCGGCAATGGATGCACGAATCCGAGGAGCAACACCCCATCCGTCTCCAGCTCGCCGGGTACGAGGGCACCTACTCGCTCGACCCTCGTACCCGCCAGCTGACGCTCTGGGATCTCAGCCGGCGCTGAGCCCGCCCCTCACGGGGACAGGGCGATCCAGTCGGACAGCGGGGTCACCTCCTGGGGGGCCTCGCCCGGCCGCACGATGAAGGCCCCCCGGATGCCCACCCGGCCCTGGGAGCCGAAGGTGACGGGCCACGTGACGCCCGTGTCCACGTCCTGGAAGGACTCCAGCGCCGACACGAGCCCGGCCCGGCTGACATCCGCCCCGCCGCGCCTCAACGCCTCCACCAGCAGCCGCGCCGAGGCGTAGGCATTGAGCTGCCAGGCGAGGTTCCTCGGGGCCAGTCCGTGCCGCTTCAGGAAGGACTCGAACTCCTGGCGCCCGGGCGCGTGTCCCTCCGAGGGTGACGCGGGGTGGATGAAGCGCACCCGCGACCAGG
The sequence above is drawn from the Archangium gephyra genome and encodes:
- a CDS encoding energy transducer TonB; translation: MFQSIISQPGVGAGRFGAGVWVSLMVHAGVFAGVLGLSGRAAEELQPKVYEIGPMRRVVQSAPGNANPQPAPAPTPPPRPRTERKPPRELVQPVKIPPPPPLDETPRTEPSPSETLPAAPGGSTSHPSDSVQHESSGLHSPPNPTYPYAWHTNHEGAEEVLPFGASMTPPQLLSGAQLQYTREALEARVSGTAIARCTITREGDVENCRIIRGLPHMDEAVLDALTSRHYRPVSFQGQPVSVSYTFHVRLQLP